The region AGCGGCTCGGCCACCTCGCGGGGCGTGCCGGCCAGCCGGGTCAGGCCGTTGGTCAGCTCGATCAGCTTCGCGATGGCGGTGTTGAACCGGATCCCGTCCATGTCGGCCCGTACGCCGTCGATGGTCTTGTGCAGCAGCCGCCGGGTCGGCTCGTCGGCCGGTGACTCCACCACCCGCGAGGCGCCGGTGTTCTCGTCGACCAGGGCGCGCCAGGCCCGTTGCAGGAACCGGTACGACCCGACCACCGCACGGGTCTCCCACGGGCGGGAGACCTCCAGCGGGCCCATCGACATCTCGTACACCCGGAAGGTGTCGGCACCGTACGCCGCGCACATGTCGTCCGGGGTGACCACGTTGCGCAGGGACTTGCCCATCTTGCCGTACTCGCGGGTGACCTGGTTGTCACCGTGGAACCAGGAGCCGTCCCGCTCGACCACCTCGGCGGCCTCGACGTAACGCTCCCGCTCGTCGGTGTACGCGTACGCCTGGATCATGCCCTGGTTGAACAGCTTGCGGAACGGCTCGACCGACGAGACGTGCCCCAGGTCGTACAGGACCTTGTGCCAGAACCGGGCGTACAGCAGGTGCAGCACGGCGTGCTCGGCGCCGCCGACGTACAGGTCGGTGCCGCCGGGGTCGCCTGCGTCGCGCGGACCCATCCAGTACGCCTCGTTGTCCGGGTCGACGAACCGGGTCTCGTTGGTCGGGTCCAGGTAGCGCAGCTCGTACCAGCAGGAACCGGCCCACTGCGGCATCACGTTGGTCTCGCGGGTGTAGCGCTTGGGCCCGTCGCCCAGGTCCAGTTCCACCTCCACCCAGTCGGCCTTGCGCGACAGCGGGGTCTCCGGGTTGGAGTTGGCGTCGTTCGGGTCGAACGTGCGCGGGGCGAAGTCCTCCACCTCGGGCAGTTCGACCGGCAGCATCGACTCCGGCAGCGCGATCGGGGTGCCGGCCTCGTCGTAGACGATCGGGAACGGTTCGCCCCAGTAACGCTGGCGGCTGAACAGCCAGTCGCGCAGCCGGAAGGTGACCGCGCCCCGACCGTACCCGTTGGTCTCCAGCCAATCGATGATCCTGGCCTTGGCCTCGGTCACGGCCAGGCCGTCCAGGTCCAGGCCGCGCTCCGGCGCGGCGCTGTTGATCGCCGGGCCATCCCCGGTGTACGCGTGGCCGTCGAAGCCGGCCGACGGCGCCACGGTACGGACGATCGGCAGGTCGAACACCTCGGCGAAGGCCCAGTCCCGCTCGTCCTGTCCGGGTACGGCCATGATCGCCCCGGTGCCGTAACCGGCCAGCACGTAGTCCGCGACGAAGATCGGGATCGGCGCACCGGTCACCGGGTTGGTGGCGTACGCGCCGACGAAGACACCGGTCTTCTCCTTGGTGTCGGCCTGCCGTTCCACGTCGGTCTTGGCGGCGGCCGCCTCGCGGTACGCCTCGACGGCGGCCCTCGGGTTGGCGTGCCCGCCGGTCCAGGCGTCCTTCGTCCCCGCCGGCCAGGCGGCCGGGGTCAGCAGGTCGACCAGCTCGTGCTCGGGGGCCAACACCACGTAGGTGGCACCGAAGATGGTGTCCGGGCGGGTGGTGAAGACCCGGATCGGTTCGATGTCGACGGCGGGCGGGGCGATCGGGAAGTCGATGTGCGCGCCGACCGAACGGCCGATCCAGTTGCGCTGCATCAGCTTGATCGGCTCCGGCCAGTCCAGCCGGTCCAGGTCCTCCAGCAGCCGGTCACCGTACGCGGTGATTCGCATCTTCCACTGCTTCAGGTTCCGCTTGAACACCGGGAAGTTGCCCCGGTCGGAGCGCCCGTCGGCGGTGACCTCCTCGTTGGCCAGCACCGTGCCCAGACCCGGACACCAGTTGACCGGTGCCTGCGAGACGTACGCCAGCCGGTGGTCGTCGACGACCACGCGCCGCTGGGGCCCGGACAGCTCGGCCCAGGCCCGGCCGTCGGGCAGGGCCCGGATGCCGGACTCGAACTCGGCGATCAGCTCGCTGATCGGGCGGGCCTTGCGGGCCTCGTCGTCGTACCAGGAGTTGAAGATCTGTAGGAAGATCCACTGGGTCCAGCGGTAGAAGTCGACGTCGATGGTGGCCACCGAGCGCCGGTCGTCGTGCCCCATGCCCAGCCGGCGCAGCTGCGCCCGGTACCGCTCGATGTTCGCCTCGGTGGTGGTCCGGGGGTGGGTGCCGGTCTGCACCGCGTACTGCTCGGCCGGCAGGCCGAACGCGTCGAAGCCCATCGCGTGCAGCACGTTGCGACCGGCCATCCGCTGGTAGCGGGCGTACGAGTCGGTGCCGATGTAGCCCAGCGGGTGCCCGACGTGCAGCCCGGCGCCGGACGGGTACGGGAACATGTCGAGCACGTACAGCTTCTCCGCACCGGCTCGCGGGTGGTCCGGGTCGGCGAGCGGCCCGACCGGGTTCGGCGCGTGGAACGTGCCCCACTTCTCCCAGCGGTCCTGCCACCGCTGCTCGATCTCCCCCGCCAGAGCGGCGGTGTACCGGAAGGGCGGGGTATCCGCCGCCGGCTCGACAATGTCAGTCACGTCGTCTCCTCGCCGCGCTCACCGTTGTGCGTACACGGGCACGTTTCGCATTTCAGGGCATGCATATCCGGGCACAAAAAAGCCCCTCACACAGGAGGGGTAGCCGTGCTGTCGCGCTCGGTGGCGTCAGCACGGCTCGCTAAGAAGCAGGTAGGCCCGGGCCATGCCGCGGAGTCTACGCCCTCACCCGACGGGCTGTCGCGCCCGGTTCCACGGGTCGACGGTACGGGGCCGACCGGTCAGCAGGACCGTACGTGTGGTCGGCTTGAGCGTGAGTTCCGGCTAGCCTGATTCCATGCGGTTGATCCGGGCGCGCCCCGCGACCGTATTTTCCCGCGAACCTTACGGCCGTCCCAGCGAGTCTGGACAGAGAAGAAGCCGTGCTGCGACGAGGAGGAGGCCCGTGACACAACAGACGTGGGACGAGTTGGGCGGCGCACTACAACCCGACGAGTTCCGTACCGCCAGCGAAGCCATCGTGGCCAACATCGAACAGGTCATCGAGGGCAAGACCGCGACGGTACGGCTCGCGCTCGCCGTCCTGCTCGCCGAGGGCCACCTCCTGATCGAGGATGTTCCCGGGGTTGGCAAGACCAAACTCGCCAAGGCCCTCGCCCGTTCGATCGACTGCTCGGTCCGCCGGATCCAGTTCACCCCCGACCTGCTGCCCAGCGACGTCACCGGGGTCAGCGTCTACAACCAGGAGACGCACGACTTCGAGTTCAAGCCGGGCGCCGTCTTCGCCAACCTGGTCGTCGGCGACGAGATCAACCGGGCCTCCCCGAAGACCCAGTCGGCGCTGCTGGAGTGCATGGAGGAACGCCAGGTCACGGTCGACGGGGTGACCTACGAGCTACAGACCCCGTTCATGGTGATCGCGACCCAGAACCCGATCGAGATGGAGGGCACCTACCCGCTGCCCGAGGCGCAGCGCGACCGGTTCACCGCCCGGATCGCGATGGGCTATCCCGACGCCGGATCGGAACTGGCGATGCTCGACGGGCACGGTGGCCGGGACCCGCTGCACGCGCTGCAACCGGTCGCCGACGCCGCCACCGTACGCCGGCTGATCGCGACCGTACGCGACATCCACGTCGCCGACGCGGTCAAGCAGTACGCCGTCGACCTGGTCACCGCCACCCGCGAGGCCCCGGACCTGCGCCTCGGCGCCTCCCCCCGGGCCACCCTGCAACTGCTGCGCACCGCCCGTGCGGTAGCCGCACTGGAGGGTCGGGACTACGTCCTTCCGGACGATTTGCAGGCCCTCGCCGTACCGGTGCTCGCCCACCGGATCATCCCCACGGCGGACGCGCAGCTCGCCCGGCGGACCACCGACGCGGTCGTCTCCGACCTGGTGCACCGGCTGCCGTTGCCACACGAACGGCAGCAGCGCTCGCAGTACGACACCCGGCCGGCGACTCCCCCGGACGGCAAGGGTCGATCCCAGTACGAGCCGCGGAGGCGGTGACCGTGCGCGAGGCACTGCGCGGTCTCACCACCCGTGGCCGGTCCTTCCTCGCCGCGGCGGTGGCGGCGGCCATCTCCGCGGCGATCCTGGGTGAACGGGACCTGCTCCGGGTGGCCGTGCTGCTCGGCGTACTGCCGCTGCTGGCCGCCGCGTACGTCGGCCGCAGCCGGTACAAGCTGGCCTGTTCCCGGTCGCTGGAACCGCAGCGGGTGCCGATCGGTGCCAGTTCCCGCGTGGTGCTGCGGCTACAGAACATGTCCCGGCTGCCGACCGGGACGCTGCTGCTGGAGGACCGGCTGCCGTACGCGTTGGGCAGCCGGCCCCGGGTGGTGCTGGAACGGCTCGGCGCGCACCAGGCCAGCTCGGTGGCGTACACGGTGCGCGCCGACGTACGCGGCCGGTACGAGGTCGGCCCGCTGGTGGTCCGGCTGACCGACCCGTTCGGGCTGTGCGAGCTGACCCGCGCGTTCCCGAGCGTCGACCGGCTCACCGTCATCCCCCAGGTCACCCCGCTGCCCCAGGTGCGACTGGCCGGCGAGTACGCCGGCACCGGCGACAGCCGGGCCCGCTCGGTGGCGGTGCACGGCGAGGACGACGCGGCGACCCGGGAGTACCGGCGCGGCGACGACCTGCGCCGGGTGCACTGGAAGTCCACCGCCCGCACCGGCGAGCTGATGGTGCGGCGGGAGGAACAGCCCTGGGAGAGCCGGGCGACCGTGGTGCTGGACACCCGCGCCACGGCGCACCGGGGCGAGGGGCCGACGGCCAGCTTCGAGTGGGCGGTCTCGGCCGCCGCGAGCGTCGCCGTGCACCTGCGCCAGTCCGGTTACAAGCTGCGACTGGTCACCGGTTCCGGAATGGACGCCGACGCGAACGAGGGCGCCGGCGAGGGCCTGCTGCTCGACCACCTCGCCGACGTACGGCTGAGCCAGCGCGGTGACGTCGCCAGGCTGGTCGAGCAGGTCCGGCAGCGCTCCGACGGCGGCCTGGTGATCGCCATCCTCGGCACGCTGAGCGTCGCCGAGGCCGAGGTGCTGGCCGGGTTGCGCGGCAACGGCGCGACCTGCCTGGCGTTCCTGGTCGACAGCACCACCTGGCTCACCCTGCCGGCACCGGCGCGGACCGAGGCCGACCACGCCCACGGCGCCGCCGTGCTGGCACTGATGCAGAGCGGCTGGCGGGTGATCCCGGTCGAGCACGGCAGCCGGATGCCCGCCCTCTGGCCGCAGGCCGCCCGTGGGTCGCAGGGCTTCGCCTGGCGGGCCGCGATGGCCGAGACGGTCGCCGGAGGGATGCGATGAGGGGACGACGTCATCTCGGGTTCGTCGCCGCGGCGGCCACCCTGCTCGCCGCCGCGCCGCTGTCGGCGATCTTCGAACGGTGGACCTGGCTGCTCCAGTCGGCGCTCGCGGTCGCGCTGATCGCCGGGGTCGCCACCCTGACCCGGGCGCTACGGGCACCGGTCTGGGCCCAGGCGCTGAGCATGCTCGGCGCGTTGCTGCTCGGCCTGACCTGGCTGTTCGGCAGCGGCGAGGAACTGCTCGGCGTGCTGCCGACGCCCGACACGATCGCGCACTTCGGCTCGCTGCTGAGCGCCTCGGCGACCGACATGCAGTCGTACGGGGTGAAGGTGCCGGACACCAAGGGGCTGCTCTTCGTCACCGTACTGGGGGTGGGTGGGGTCGCGATCGTGGTGGACCTGCTCACCGTCGGGCTGCGCCGGCCGGCGCTGGCCGGGCTGCCGATGCTCGCCATCTACTCGGTGCCGGTCGCGGTGTACGTCGACAACGTGCCGGCGGTGCCGTTCGTCGTCGGCTCGGTCGGCTTCCTGTGGCTGCTGGTGGCCGACAACGTCAACCGGGTCCGGCACTTCGGGCGCCGGTTCACCGGCGACGGACGCGACGTCGACATCTGGGAGCCGTCCCCGCTGGCGGCGGCGGGCCGGCGGCTCGCGGTGGTCGGGGTGGTGCTGGCGGTGCTGCTGCCGCTGGCCGCGCCGCAGATGACCGACGGGCTGCTCAACCGGTTCAACAACAGCGGCACCGGGGCCGGTGGCGAGGGCAACGGCCGGGGCGGCGCCGGTGGCGGGGTCCAGTTGTTCGCGGCCCTGCGCGGCCAGCTCAACCAGACCACGGTCACCGACTACGTGAAGGTCACCACGAACGAGCCCGATCCGTTCTACCTGCGGTTCGGGGCGGCGGACCAGCTGCGTTCGGGTGGCTTCGAGGTCCGTACGCCGACCGGGACACCGCTGAACCGGATGCCCGATCCGCGCGCCTCGGCGGCACCGGGGGTGTCGTTCCAGACGTACCGGGCGCAGGTCGAGGTGACGAACTTCAACATGCCGCTGTTGCCGATCTACTCGAACCCGCTGTCGGTGCAGAACCTGGACGCGAACTGGCTCTACGACCGGGGCACCCAGACCGTGTTCTCCAGCCGGCGGCAGTCCAAGGGCAAGAAGTACTCGTTCGACTACGTCCGGTCGACGTACGGCCAGAAGGTGCTGGACGCGGTGCCGCCGCTGTCGCGCAGCGACCCGATCCAGCGGCAGTTCACCGACGTGCCGCCGGTGCCGCAGGTCGACGAACTCGTCACCCGGCTGACCGAGGGCAAGCAGACCCAGTACGCGAAGGTCCGCGCGCTCTACGACTACTTCTCCCGGCAGAACGGCTTCAGCTACAGCCTGAGCACCCAGGGCGGCACCAGCGGTGAGGACATCGTCAACTTCCTCACCAGCAAGGTCGGCTTCTGCCAGCAGTACGCCGCGGCACTGGCCTGGCTGGTCCGGGCGGCCGACATCCCGAGCCGGGTGGCGTTCGGCTTCACCGTCGGCAGCGGCCGGCAGGACAACACGTACACGCTGACGAACCTGAACATGCACGCCTGGACCGAGGTCTACTTCTCCGGCATCGGCTGGGTCCCGTTCGACGCCACCCCGGCGGCGAACGTGACCGGCTCGACCCGTACCGAGTACGCGCCCGACACCGACGCGCCCGATCCGGTCGCCCCGGCGGCGGTGCCGAGCGCGGCGCCGGGCGCGGGCAGCACGGCCGGGCCGAACCCGGACGATCGGCTGGACCGTGGCTTCGACGACGGGATCGTGGGCGCCGACGGGCAGGTCGCCGCCTCGGCGACCACCTGGCCGTACTGGGCCGGTGGCTCGGTACTGGCGGTGCTCCTGCTGCTCGCCGTACCGGGACTGCTGCGGGCCTCGATGCGGCGGCGCCGGCAGGTGGCGACGGCCACGGCCACGGCGACGACCGTGGCCACCTCGGCCGACGGTGATCCGCCGCCGGGCGTGGCTCGGGTGGTGGTGACCGGTGCCGAGGCCGAACGGGCCCGCGCCGACGCCCACGCCGCCTGGGACGAGTTGGTCGACACGATGGTCGACTTCCGGGTCGACGTGGACCGGACGGAGACGCCTCGGGCGACCGCCGACCGGTTGGTGGCCGAGGGCCTCAGTGCCGGCGGGGCGGACGCCGCCCGGCTGCTCGGTCGGGCCGAGGAGCGGGCGAGGTACGCCCGCGCCCCGCTG is a window of Micromonospora sp. NBC_01699 DNA encoding:
- the leuS gene encoding leucine--tRNA ligase, with product MVEPAADTPPFRYTAALAGEIEQRWQDRWEKWGTFHAPNPVGPLADPDHPRAGAEKLYVLDMFPYPSGAGLHVGHPLGYIGTDSYARYQRMAGRNVLHAMGFDAFGLPAEQYAVQTGTHPRTTTEANIERYRAQLRRLGMGHDDRRSVATIDVDFYRWTQWIFLQIFNSWYDDEARKARPISELIAEFESGIRALPDGRAWAELSGPQRRVVVDDHRLAYVSQAPVNWCPGLGTVLANEEVTADGRSDRGNFPVFKRNLKQWKMRITAYGDRLLEDLDRLDWPEPIKLMQRNWIGRSVGAHIDFPIAPPAVDIEPIRVFTTRPDTIFGATYVVLAPEHELVDLLTPAAWPAGTKDAWTGGHANPRAAVEAYREAAAAKTDVERQADTKEKTGVFVGAYATNPVTGAPIPIFVADYVLAGYGTGAIMAVPGQDERDWAFAEVFDLPIVRTVAPSAGFDGHAYTGDGPAINSAAPERGLDLDGLAVTEAKARIIDWLETNGYGRGAVTFRLRDWLFSRQRYWGEPFPIVYDEAGTPIALPESMLPVELPEVEDFAPRTFDPNDANSNPETPLSRKADWVEVELDLGDGPKRYTRETNVMPQWAGSCWYELRYLDPTNETRFVDPDNEAYWMGPRDAGDPGGTDLYVGGAEHAVLHLLYARFWHKVLYDLGHVSSVEPFRKLFNQGMIQAYAYTDERERYVEAAEVVERDGSWFHGDNQVTREYGKMGKSLRNVVTPDDMCAAYGADTFRVYEMSMGPLEVSRPWETRAVVGSYRFLQRAWRALVDENTGASRVVESPADEPTRRLLHKTIDGVRADMDGIRFNTAIAKLIELTNGLTRLAGTPREVAEPLVLMLAPFAPHIAEELWQRLGHDTSLTYASFPVADPALLVADTVTYPVQINGKVRGRVEVPANASEETVRTAALTEVADHLAGKPPRKVIVIPNRMVSIVP
- a CDS encoding AAA family ATPase: MTQQTWDELGGALQPDEFRTASEAIVANIEQVIEGKTATVRLALAVLLAEGHLLIEDVPGVGKTKLAKALARSIDCSVRRIQFTPDLLPSDVTGVSVYNQETHDFEFKPGAVFANLVVGDEINRASPKTQSALLECMEERQVTVDGVTYELQTPFMVIATQNPIEMEGTYPLPEAQRDRFTARIAMGYPDAGSELAMLDGHGGRDPLHALQPVADAATVRRLIATVRDIHVADAVKQYAVDLVTATREAPDLRLGASPRATLQLLRTARAVAALEGRDYVLPDDLQALAVPVLAHRIIPTADAQLARRTTDAVVSDLVHRLPLPHERQQRSQYDTRPATPPDGKGRSQYEPRRR
- a CDS encoding DUF58 domain-containing protein, with the protein product MREALRGLTTRGRSFLAAAVAAAISAAILGERDLLRVAVLLGVLPLLAAAYVGRSRYKLACSRSLEPQRVPIGASSRVVLRLQNMSRLPTGTLLLEDRLPYALGSRPRVVLERLGAHQASSVAYTVRADVRGRYEVGPLVVRLTDPFGLCELTRAFPSVDRLTVIPQVTPLPQVRLAGEYAGTGDSRARSVAVHGEDDAATREYRRGDDLRRVHWKSTARTGELMVRREEQPWESRATVVLDTRATAHRGEGPTASFEWAVSAAASVAVHLRQSGYKLRLVTGSGMDADANEGAGEGLLLDHLADVRLSQRGDVARLVEQVRQRSDGGLVIAILGTLSVAEAEVLAGLRGNGATCLAFLVDSTTWLTLPAPARTEADHAHGAAVLALMQSGWRVIPVEHGSRMPALWPQAARGSQGFAWRAAMAETVAGGMR
- a CDS encoding transglutaminase TgpA family protein, producing the protein MRGRRHLGFVAAAATLLAAAPLSAIFERWTWLLQSALAVALIAGVATLTRALRAPVWAQALSMLGALLLGLTWLFGSGEELLGVLPTPDTIAHFGSLLSASATDMQSYGVKVPDTKGLLFVTVLGVGGVAIVVDLLTVGLRRPALAGLPMLAIYSVPVAVYVDNVPAVPFVVGSVGFLWLLVADNVNRVRHFGRRFTGDGRDVDIWEPSPLAAAGRRLAVVGVVLAVLLPLAAPQMTDGLLNRFNNSGTGAGGEGNGRGGAGGGVQLFAALRGQLNQTTVTDYVKVTTNEPDPFYLRFGAADQLRSGGFEVRTPTGTPLNRMPDPRASAAPGVSFQTYRAQVEVTNFNMPLLPIYSNPLSVQNLDANWLYDRGTQTVFSSRRQSKGKKYSFDYVRSTYGQKVLDAVPPLSRSDPIQRQFTDVPPVPQVDELVTRLTEGKQTQYAKVRALYDYFSRQNGFSYSLSTQGGTSGEDIVNFLTSKVGFCQQYAAALAWLVRAADIPSRVAFGFTVGSGRQDNTYTLTNLNMHAWTEVYFSGIGWVPFDATPAANVTGSTRTEYAPDTDAPDPVAPAAVPSAAPGAGSTAGPNPDDRLDRGFDDGIVGADGQVAASATTWPYWAGGSVLAVLLLLAVPGLLRASMRRRRQVATATATATTVATSADGDPPPGVARVVVTGAEAERARADAHAAWDELVDTMVDFRVDVDRTETPRATADRLVAEGLSAGGADAARLLGRAEERARYARAPLTGEELNPALRAVRDSLAARADRRTRLLAAVLPPSVLLRWRLAIMDGSGRFVTANGRLREGLLRWSPRRLLANRAR